In the genome of Natronorubrum sediminis, one region contains:
- a CDS encoding DUF7550 family protein: MANESDADVEDDSGADVGHDLEAERTTAPMSEFSAREAGIGFAILLVGVALAFGIPLVAVAP; this comes from the coding sequence ATGGCAAACGAATCAGACGCCGATGTCGAGGACGACTCGGGCGCTGACGTCGGTCACGACCTCGAGGCCGAACGGACGACTGCACCGATGAGCGAGTTTTCGGCACGCGAAGCCGGAATCGGATTCGCGATCTTGCTCGTCGGCGTCGCGCTCGCGTTCGGGATTCCACTCGTCGCTGTGGCTCCGTAG
- a CDS encoding ribbon-helix-helix domain-containing protein encodes MPKVEITIPEHLEMQIAQMVERGEFVNREEAIEDLLSTGIKAYKTSGPMDEDEGGPGGLEDDGMMGHDDEYVF; translated from the coding sequence ATGCCGAAAGTAGAGATCACCATACCGGAACACCTCGAGATGCAGATCGCCCAGATGGTCGAACGCGGCGAGTTCGTCAATCGCGAAGAGGCGATCGAGGATCTGCTGTCGACCGGTATCAAGGCCTACAAGACTAGTGGACCAATGGACGAAGATGAGGGTGGCCCGGGCGGCCTCGAAGACGACGGCATGATGGGCCACGACGACGAATACGTCTTCTAA
- a CDS encoding sulfite oxidase-like oxidoreductase produces MNTDISDVTDLYQEFGDDRLPPGQRETTAFPVLSKGSTPDWDPDTWEFTVTGAVENELTLSWDEFRALPSETQCQDFHCVTGWSKFDCEFTGVTFPELAQRAGVDDDAVHVMFSALDGYTTDLPLEDCLREEVLFAWAYDGESLPGDHGGPLRVLTPHKYAYKGAKWVDGVEFLTEPELGYWEKRGYSETADPWQEERYS; encoded by the coding sequence ATGAACACGGACATCTCCGACGTGACCGATCTTTACCAGGAGTTCGGCGACGATCGACTCCCGCCCGGACAGCGGGAAACGACGGCGTTTCCGGTTCTCTCGAAGGGGAGCACTCCCGACTGGGACCCCGATACGTGGGAGTTCACTGTCACGGGTGCCGTCGAGAACGAACTGACGCTCTCGTGGGACGAGTTCCGAGCGTTACCGAGTGAGACCCAGTGTCAAGACTTTCACTGCGTGACTGGCTGGAGCAAGTTCGACTGCGAGTTCACGGGCGTTACATTCCCCGAACTCGCCCAGAGAGCAGGCGTCGACGACGATGCAGTCCACGTCATGTTTTCCGCACTCGACGGCTACACGACCGACCTTCCACTCGAGGACTGTCTCCGCGAGGAAGTGCTCTTCGCGTGGGCGTACGACGGTGAGTCGCTTCCCGGCGACCACGGCGGGCCGCTACGGGTCCTCACCCCGCACAAGTACGCCTACAAGGGGGCGAAGTGGGTCGACGGTGTCGAGTTTTTGACCGAACCCGAACTCGGGTACTGGGAGAAACGCGGCTATTCGGAGACTGCAGATCCGTGGCAAGAAGAACGCTACAGCTAA
- a CDS encoding isochorismate synthase, which yields MDHSSGDRRLAGVEPADGPPSFVSHSRELEDVSFGAIVDTDAESRILWSTPDGVEIVGRGVGARFSARGPDRFDQIRTRTQRTFDALEHTGPTIARPRAFGGFAFHEEHVPETLWNGFDAASFVIPETLVVRSDEGTWLTTLGEDSARAQERLESWSQRLAELPSMKPTAASPGIASTERPTSRADWATQVETALERIDRGSLRKVVLAQSLSVDLENPIDVPGTLERLRREYPNCYRFLGGYEGGGTFFGAPPERLVSKRGNQVETEALAGSVQRGDSPEADRAFADRMAESEKVQHEHELVVDAIRSQLTPLTRTLAVEEQTIRRLANIQHLQTPITGVLEDDRHVLDLVEALHPTPAVGGVPPGSAFETIRDAETFDRGWYAAPIGWFDGAGDGEFAVGIRSGLAREDTVTLFAGNGIVADSDPTDEWEEVQLKFRPILDELR from the coding sequence ATGGATCATTCGTCGGGCGACCGTCGACTGGCGGGGGTCGAGCCAGCCGACGGCCCGCCCTCTTTCGTCAGCCACAGCCGCGAACTCGAGGACGTCTCCTTCGGCGCGATCGTCGATACGGACGCCGAGTCGCGGATCCTGTGGTCGACGCCCGATGGTGTGGAGATCGTCGGCCGGGGTGTCGGTGCTCGATTCAGCGCCCGCGGCCCGGACCGATTCGATCAGATTCGAACTCGCACACAACGTACGTTCGACGCGCTCGAGCACACGGGCCCAACGATCGCCCGTCCCCGTGCGTTCGGCGGGTTTGCATTTCACGAGGAACACGTGCCGGAAACACTGTGGAACGGGTTCGACGCGGCGTCGTTCGTCATCCCCGAAACGCTCGTCGTTCGCAGCGACGAAGGAACCTGGCTGACGACGCTCGGCGAGGATTCGGCACGCGCACAGGAACGACTCGAGTCCTGGAGTCAGCGACTCGCCGAGTTACCGTCGATGAAGCCGACGGCGGCGAGCCCCGGTATCGCGTCGACCGAGCGCCCAACCTCGAGAGCGGACTGGGCGACACAGGTCGAAACCGCCCTCGAGCGAATCGATCGGGGCTCGCTCAGAAAGGTCGTCCTCGCACAGTCGCTCTCGGTCGATCTCGAGAATCCGATCGACGTTCCGGGGACGCTCGAGCGACTCCGTCGCGAGTACCCGAACTGTTATCGGTTCCTGGGGGGCTACGAGGGAGGCGGGACCTTCTTCGGTGCCCCACCTGAACGGCTCGTCTCCAAACGCGGCAATCAGGTCGAAACCGAAGCGTTGGCTGGATCGGTACAGCGAGGCGACTCGCCCGAAGCGGACCGAGCGTTCGCGGACCGAATGGCAGAGAGCGAAAAAGTCCAGCACGAACACGAACTCGTCGTCGACGCGATTCGAAGCCAACTCACACCGCTCACGCGAACGCTCGCAGTCGAGGAGCAGACGATCAGACGACTCGCGAACATTCAACACCTTCAGACGCCGATAACTGGCGTTCTCGAGGACGACCGACACGTTCTCGATCTCGTCGAAGCGCTCCACCCGACTCCCGCCGTGGGCGGTGTCCCGCCGGGATCGGCCTTCGAAACCATTCGAGACGCCGAAACGTTCGACCGGGGCTGGTACGCCGCCCCGATCGGTTGGTTCGACGGTGCTGGCGACGGCGAGTTCGCCGTCGGCATTCGCTCGGGACTCGCTCGCGAGGACACGGTCACGCTCTTCGCGGGCAACGGGATCGTCGCCGACAGCGACCCGACGGACGAGTGGGAGGAAGTACAGCTCAAGTTCCGACCGATCCTCGACGAACTCAGGTGA
- the menD gene encoding 2-succinyl-5-enolpyruvyl-6-hydroxy-3-cyclohexene-1-carboxylic-acid synthase gives MDAPNRSTLWGRILIDELAKGGLEAACVAPGSRSTPLTVAAAAHPDIDVYSHLDERSASFFALGRARRTGEATALICTSGTAAANFHPAVMEADQARVPMLVLTADRPRELRDSGANQTVDQPSLYGDAVRWDAELPNPEPDERKVRSLRTTVARALAETGGVDPGPVHLNCPFRKPLEPIDVPGDIPESFADTLAGRGRPGAFVETAAGTRSLKDEQSQSLATALETAERPVIVAGPADPVSLSTLDPAHVVSVAESVGAPILADPLSDVRFGNHVDDGSSKKYVCGGYDGYIDAMAAPDVVVRFGASPTSKPLRHFLRDSEARQFLVDPAGAWREATFTATDLLAASPGAVFSNLLERIDPETNADTDWIEQFRDAEREHWRLLEEARTDEALEAEPFEGSVLATVFQRAPDPATVFVSNSMPIRDADRFARPRSAEFTVLANRGASGIDGITSTALGAGSAGDEPLVLVTGDLAFYHDSNGLLAVERCDVDATIVVLDNDGGGIFHKLPIEDFEPPFTAQFKTPHGLEFDSLAEFYGLEFDRVSPVDFADAYADSLEREGTQVLSVEFDSETNHRTRESLEQRVRDAVGGVGTDSV, from the coding sequence ATGGACGCACCCAATCGCTCGACGCTGTGGGGCCGGATTCTGATCGACGAACTCGCGAAGGGGGGACTCGAGGCCGCCTGTGTCGCCCCCGGCAGCCGTTCGACGCCGTTGACCGTCGCCGCGGCTGCACATCCCGATATCGACGTCTATTCGCACCTCGACGAACGATCGGCGAGCTTCTTCGCGCTCGGGCGTGCGAGACGAACCGGCGAGGCGACCGCGCTGATCTGCACCTCCGGGACGGCAGCGGCGAACTTCCACCCGGCAGTTATGGAAGCCGATCAGGCGCGAGTGCCGATGCTCGTCCTGACGGCTGACCGACCACGAGAACTGCGCGACAGCGGCGCGAACCAGACCGTCGATCAACCGTCACTCTACGGCGACGCGGTTCGGTGGGACGCCGAATTACCGAATCCCGAACCCGACGAACGCAAAGTCAGAAGCCTTCGGACCACCGTTGCGCGGGCGCTCGCAGAGACCGGCGGCGTCGATCCCGGTCCAGTTCACCTGAACTGCCCGTTTCGCAAGCCACTCGAGCCAATCGACGTACCTGGCGACATTCCGGAGTCGTTTGCGGATACCCTGGCCGGCCGAGGCAGACCCGGGGCGTTCGTCGAGACGGCTGCAGGGACCCGTTCGCTCAAGGACGAACAGTCCCAATCGCTGGCAACGGCTCTCGAGACAGCAGAGCGACCGGTGATCGTCGCTGGACCGGCCGACCCCGTTTCACTCTCGACTCTCGACCCTGCGCACGTCGTTTCGGTTGCCGAAAGTGTCGGCGCACCGATTCTCGCGGACCCGCTCTCCGACGTTCGATTCGGCAATCATGTCGACGACGGGTCCTCTAAGAAGTACGTCTGCGGTGGCTACGACGGCTACATCGACGCGATGGCGGCTCCCGACGTCGTCGTCCGTTTTGGTGCGTCGCCGACCTCGAAACCGCTTCGTCACTTCCTTCGCGACAGTGAGGCGCGACAGTTCCTCGTCGACCCCGCTGGAGCGTGGCGCGAAGCCACGTTCACCGCGACGGACCTGCTCGCAGCCTCGCCCGGAGCCGTCTTTTCGAACCTCCTCGAGCGGATCGACCCCGAAACGAACGCCGATACCGACTGGATCGAACAGTTTCGGGACGCTGAACGCGAACACTGGCGACTCCTCGAGGAAGCGAGGACGGACGAGGCGCTCGAAGCCGAGCCCTTCGAGGGGAGCGTCCTCGCCACGGTGTTTCAACGCGCGCCAGACCCGGCAACTGTCTTCGTCTCGAACAGCATGCCGATTCGTGATGCGGACCGGTTTGCACGCCCGCGAAGCGCCGAATTCACGGTATTGGCAAACCGCGGCGCGAGCGGCATCGACGGGATCACGAGCACGGCACTCGGTGCTGGCAGCGCGGGCGACGAACCACTGGTCCTCGTTACCGGCGACCTCGCGTTTTACCACGATTCGAACGGCTTGCTCGCCGTCGAGCGCTGTGACGTCGATGCCACCATCGTCGTGCTCGACAACGACGGCGGCGGAATCTTCCACAAACTCCCGATTGAAGACTTCGAGCCGCCGTTTACGGCGCAGTTCAAGACGCCCCACGGCCTCGAGTTCGATTCGCTCGCCGAATTCTACGGCCTCGAGTTCGACCGCGTCAGTCCCGTCGACTTCGCTGACGCGTACGCGGATTCGCTCGAGCGCGAGGGAACGCAGGTTCTCTCGGTCGAATTCGACTCGGAGACGAATCACCGAACTCGCGAGTCTCTCGAGCAGCGGGTGAGAGACGCCGTCGGAGGCGTCGGCACCGACTCGGTGTAG
- a CDS encoding J domain-containing protein, with protein sequence MGETYYEVLEVESDATRAEITAAYRKRVLETHPDHNDAPDAATQFSRVSRARSVLTDGDERARYDRLGHDAYERLGRYSSDSSETGDSRTSRQPKTTDSTEKTTKSNGARGTRGASDGTRSRTGSTHGSGTTSQRKAGSQRARRRTKRRGQFTRDATEVGAAGRPPPENEATERSAGGFRYTVHDWDGEATLEWEGRPIDRATALTMAGCWLLYPLFVASSVTSMFPLAVNAVLAVCTGILVAYLLTRPRLATVLFGSWTLLFPFGLLQLPGVSVISVTGLIALGSVWIPFGYALAFWWALRP encoded by the coding sequence ATGGGTGAAACGTACTATGAGGTCCTCGAGGTCGAGTCGGACGCGACGCGGGCTGAAATCACCGCGGCGTATCGCAAGCGCGTCCTCGAGACCCACCCTGACCACAACGACGCACCCGACGCCGCGACACAGTTTTCCCGCGTTTCGAGGGCACGATCCGTGCTCACCGACGGGGACGAACGCGCTCGGTACGACCGACTCGGACACGACGCCTACGAGCGCCTTGGGCGCTACTCGAGTGACTCGAGCGAGACAGGAGACTCGAGGACGTCGAGACAACCGAAGACGACCGATTCAACCGAGAAGACGACCAAATCGAACGGTGCTCGAGGCACGCGAGGGGCGTCCGACGGAACTCGGTCACGAACCGGGTCGACACACGGCTCTGGAACGACGAGCCAGAGGAAGGCCGGAAGCCAGCGCGCGCGACGGCGAACGAAACGCCGTGGGCAATTCACACGAGACGCCACCGAAGTCGGAGCCGCCGGCCGGCCCCCGCCGGAGAACGAGGCCACGGAGCGTTCTGCAGGCGGGTTCCGGTACACCGTTCACGACTGGGATGGCGAGGCCACCCTCGAGTGGGAGGGTCGTCCGATCGACCGCGCGACGGCGTTGACGATGGCTGGCTGTTGGCTTTTGTATCCGCTGTTCGTCGCCTCGAGCGTGACCTCGATGTTTCCACTCGCTGTGAACGCGGTGCTCGCGGTATGTACGGGTATTCTCGTGGCATATTTGCTCACGAGGCCGCGACTCGCGACCGTGTTGTTCGGCAGTTGGACCCTCCTGTTTCCGTTCGGACTCCTCCAGCTGCCGGGCGTTTCTGTAATCTCGGTGACCGGCCTCATCGCACTCGGTTCCGTCTGGATTCCGTTTGGCTACGCGCTGGCCTTTTGGTGGGCGTTACGGCCGTGA
- a CDS encoding DUF7546 family protein yields MSEDVSLGRFDDVSGYLRTLTWINLFLAAQLVVGLTYAAVVDANTPNVHYYFIPFIWITISALAVWYTRPVTRSFKYVAIAASVAIAYFLVILYLSGMVMPIRSIAEPGPSGLVVEWDRPLGWSPIVDYTGSWVSVRLIPYQVVGYLALSYLLYTAVLNISSSIYTGVVGLVTCPGCAAPVLAPLIAGAAGTSSAFVFMVNYTHEIATVLFVLAVGLLYWQPTLDEFSHAFSTRLRALTGGVAVAVAGLHLFHPTLGLPRLLEYVQLGTLYDPRPLLFTLSGLAIFAGIVLVATDLVDIPNRHLYALGIGLVLAYLVGYVTWHTVLEHGAFWPHIEAHGHHDRGVLETVVAHLLDDVHELASKTTEVALLVLLVALYRRER; encoded by the coding sequence ATGAGTGAAGACGTATCCCTCGGACGATTCGACGACGTTAGCGGCTACCTTCGGACACTTACGTGGATCAATCTCTTCCTGGCCGCACAGCTCGTCGTCGGTCTGACGTACGCGGCCGTCGTCGACGCGAACACGCCGAACGTCCACTACTACTTCATTCCGTTCATCTGGATAACTATCTCCGCGCTGGCAGTCTGGTACACGAGACCGGTCACCCGTTCGTTCAAGTACGTCGCCATCGCTGCGAGCGTCGCGATCGCGTACTTCCTCGTGATCTTGTACCTCTCGGGGATGGTGATGCCGATACGTTCGATCGCAGAGCCCGGCCCATCGGGTCTCGTCGTCGAGTGGGATCGACCGCTTGGCTGGTCACCGATCGTCGACTACACCGGCAGTTGGGTCTCCGTTCGACTCATTCCGTACCAAGTAGTCGGCTATCTGGCACTGTCGTATCTCCTCTACACCGCCGTGCTCAACATTTCCTCGTCGATCTACACCGGCGTCGTCGGACTCGTGACCTGTCCCGGCTGTGCCGCACCGGTGTTGGCCCCGCTGATCGCGGGCGCAGCGGGAACGTCCTCCGCGTTCGTCTTCATGGTCAACTACACCCACGAGATCGCGACCGTCCTCTTCGTCCTCGCCGTCGGCTTGCTCTACTGGCAGCCAACGCTGGACGAGTTTTCACACGCGTTTTCCACCCGTCTTCGGGCACTCACGGGAGGCGTCGCCGTCGCTGTCGCCGGATTGCACCTCTTTCACCCGACGCTCGGTCTCCCCCGCCTGCTCGAGTACGTTCAACTCGGGACGCTCTACGATCCACGCCCGCTCCTGTTCACCCTCTCGGGGCTGGCCATCTTCGCCGGGATCGTGCTCGTCGCGACCGATCTCGTCGACATCCCGAATCGCCACCTCTACGCGCTCGGCATCGGACTCGTCCTCGCGTACCTCGTCGGCTACGTCACGTGGCACACCGTGTTAGAACACGGCGCGTTCTGGCCACATATCGAAGCCCACGGCCACCACGATCGGGGAGTCCTCGAAACGGTCGTTGCGCACCTCCTCGACGATGTGCACGAACTCGCGAGCAAGACCACCGAAGTCGCGTTGTTAGTCCTGCTCGTCGCGTTGTATCGACGCGAACGCTAA
- a CDS encoding 1,4-dihydroxy-2-naphthoyl-CoA synthase, with the protein MVSECFDDTQWEPVAEFDFRDLTYHRAVDSGTVRIAFDRPDVRNAFRPGTVDELYDALDHAKRQTDVGCILLTGNGPSSKDGGWAFCSGGDQTVRGDDGYQYGDEESEARSSSENANGQRPGSRASEQGRLHILEVQRLIRHIPKIVVCVVPGWAVGGGHSLHVVCDLTLASEEHAKFLQTDPDVASYDAGFGSAYLAKQIGQKKAREVFFLGKTYSAEEAAEMGMVNEAVPHDELEDVALEWGERINAKSPTAMRMLKYGFNMADDGLVGQQVFAGEATRLGYMTDEAKEGRDAFVEGREPDFDEYPWHY; encoded by the coding sequence ATGGTTTCGGAATGTTTCGACGACACGCAGTGGGAACCGGTAGCGGAGTTCGACTTTCGCGATCTGACCTACCACCGGGCAGTCGATTCAGGCACGGTTCGAATCGCCTTCGATCGACCGGACGTTCGGAACGCGTTCCGTCCGGGGACGGTCGACGAGCTGTACGACGCGCTGGATCACGCGAAGCGACAGACAGACGTCGGCTGTATCCTGCTGACCGGCAACGGCCCATCGTCGAAAGACGGCGGCTGGGCGTTTTGTTCCGGCGGCGATCAGACGGTCCGCGGCGACGACGGATACCAATACGGCGACGAGGAGAGCGAAGCGCGTAGTTCTTCGGAGAACGCGAACGGGCAGCGCCCGGGATCACGTGCGTCGGAACAGGGACGACTGCACATTCTCGAGGTCCAGCGACTCATCCGTCACATTCCGAAGATCGTTGTCTGTGTCGTCCCCGGCTGGGCCGTCGGCGGCGGCCACTCGCTACACGTCGTCTGTGACCTCACGCTCGCGAGCGAAGAGCACGCGAAGTTCCTCCAGACCGACCCCGACGTGGCGAGCTACGACGCCGGCTTCGGCTCGGCGTACCTCGCGAAACAGATCGGGCAGAAGAAGGCTCGAGAGGTGTTCTTCCTCGGGAAGACGTACAGCGCGGAAGAAGCCGCCGAGATGGGGATGGTCAACGAGGCCGTCCCGCACGACGAACTCGAGGACGTAGCTCTCGAGTGGGGCGAGCGGATCAACGCGAAAAGTCCGACGGCGATGCGGATGCTCAAGTACGGGTTCAACATGGCTGATGACGGACTGGTCGGCCAGCAGGTGTTCGCCGGCGAGGCGACGCGACTCGGCTACATGACCGACGAAGCGAAAGAGGGCAGAGACGCCTTCGTCGAGGGGCGCGAGCCCGATTTCGACGAGTATCCGTGGCATTACTGA
- a CDS encoding DUF7405 family protein, with protein sequence MTLSDRSGLSRRDSLRALVAIGGATALSACLSETEDSDVPSGTDDPGSLHPRQHAWNGYLDRDDDGNVRLPEHHVLVALSLLEEPSDDARDRVESALRTLERAYEWSTDGLVFTLGYTPAYFDRFDESLPETVDLPDPEALTEREEPSTDTDDAVIHLASDRSEVVLEAEEGLFGDRSTVNGVDVETDLTDVFERLEDERRTGFVGAGLPAEHTDVSGVPDAVPEEAPFFMGFRSGFDRSQADEDRVTIEEGPFAGATTQHVESMDVQLRTWFEQESHRQRVMKTFSPQHADEELVGEVGEKLTDSSELTDERIDATEDDARSGVVGHAQKAARGRIDGEPPLLRRDFNTVDGDTPGLHFLSLQRDIETFVDVREAMEGEDLAVSNANNGIRSYLFVSRRGNYLIPPRSLRALPPPDPDET encoded by the coding sequence GTGACACTCTCCGATCGGTCGGGACTGTCCCGTCGGGATTCCCTCCGCGCGCTCGTCGCCATCGGTGGAGCGACGGCCCTCAGCGCCTGTCTCTCCGAAACCGAGGATAGCGACGTTCCAAGCGGGACGGACGATCCGGGTTCTCTCCACCCCCGCCAGCACGCGTGGAACGGGTATCTCGATCGAGACGACGACGGAAACGTCCGCCTTCCCGAACACCACGTCCTCGTCGCGCTATCGCTGCTCGAGGAGCCAAGCGATGACGCTCGAGACCGGGTCGAGTCGGCGTTACGGACGCTCGAGCGCGCCTACGAGTGGAGCACCGACGGGCTGGTGTTCACGCTCGGTTACACGCCGGCGTACTTCGATCGCTTTGACGAGTCGCTGCCGGAGACGGTTGACTTGCCCGACCCAGAGGCACTCACCGAGCGCGAGGAGCCGTCGACCGATACGGACGATGCGGTGATTCATCTCGCCAGCGACCGCTCGGAGGTCGTTCTCGAGGCCGAAGAAGGATTGTTCGGCGACCGATCGACCGTCAACGGCGTCGACGTCGAAACCGATCTCACCGACGTCTTCGAGCGACTCGAGGACGAGCGCCGCACCGGGTTCGTCGGAGCAGGCCTTCCGGCGGAGCACACCGACGTGTCGGGAGTTCCCGATGCCGTCCCCGAGGAGGCCCCGTTCTTCATGGGCTTTCGATCCGGATTCGATCGGAGTCAGGCCGACGAGGATCGGGTGACGATCGAGGAGGGGCCGTTCGCGGGCGCGACGACCCAGCACGTCGAATCGATGGACGTGCAACTCCGGACGTGGTTCGAACAGGAGAGCCACCGTCAGCGCGTGATGAAGACGTTCAGCCCCCAGCACGCGGACGAAGAGCTGGTTGGCGAAGTCGGCGAGAAACTGACCGACTCGAGCGAGCTAACCGACGAGCGGATCGACGCGACGGAGGACGACGCCCGAAGCGGTGTCGTCGGGCACGCGCAGAAGGCCGCTCGAGGGAGGATCGACGGAGAGCCACCGTTGCTCCGCCGCGATTTCAATACCGTCGACGGCGACACGCCGGGACTACACTTCCTCTCGCTCCAACGAGATATCGAGACGTTCGTCGACGTTCGAGAGGCAATGGAGGGCGAGGATCTGGCCGTTTCGAACGCGAACAACGGCATTCGGAGCTACCTGTTCGTTTCCCGACGGGGGAACTATCTGATTCCGCCGCGGTCGCTTCGCGCACTGCCGCCGCCCGATCCGGATGAGACGTGA
- a CDS encoding DUF7350 domain-containing protein, which translates to MHDRAMNRRAFTRLTGVGASALALAGCLDGIANGDDEEQDDSNETENGGDSGGDGDVPAFPEIDDPPDVVYRPTHRESMRVLEPVVAGEYTLAPMLSYPHPFWVVAGGTDSEDEDEVEREDPEQMEGVHLMVLCWDEETETILPVDEGVEIAVSRDGDPVGSPRSAWTMISQEMGFHFGDNVPLEGDGTYTVDVELPSLSVRKTGDLEDRFTDREQATFEFDYDQSFRDAVFDVTYFDEDEWGEPGALEPMHGEDAGEHAGDHDDDDGEHDYTEHADDNGGHADDGDHADDGHEDHDHHEDIPYSALPPASEYPGTALEPVEEPEDGDLPRSGDAAFVATLVDSSSQLAIDEETTLLVSPRTPYNRVPLADMSMRATLEREDESRSEADLEQTIDGEHGLHYAGSLADAAAGDRVTVEVDAPPQVARHQGYETAFLEMSPIEFDIPEDQ; encoded by the coding sequence ATGCACGACCGAGCTATGAACCGACGGGCGTTCACGCGACTGACCGGCGTTGGAGCCAGCGCGCTCGCGTTGGCGGGCTGTCTCGACGGCATCGCAAACGGAGACGATGAGGAGCAGGACGACTCGAACGAGACGGAAAACGGCGGTGACTCCGGCGGGGACGGTGACGTCCCGGCATTTCCCGAAATCGACGACCCGCCGGACGTCGTCTATCGCCCCACACACCGCGAGTCGATGCGCGTTCTCGAGCCCGTAGTGGCTGGCGAGTACACCCTCGCACCGATGCTGTCGTATCCCCATCCCTTCTGGGTCGTCGCCGGCGGGACCGACAGCGAGGACGAAGACGAAGTCGAGCGCGAGGACCCTGAGCAGATGGAGGGCGTCCACCTGATGGTGCTCTGTTGGGACGAGGAGACGGAGACGATTCTCCCGGTCGACGAGGGCGTCGAAATCGCCGTCTCGCGCGACGGTGACCCGGTCGGCTCGCCGCGCTCGGCGTGGACGATGATCTCCCAGGAGATGGGTTTTCACTTCGGCGACAACGTCCCACTCGAGGGCGATGGAACGTACACCGTCGACGTCGAGTTGCCGTCGCTCTCGGTTCGGAAAACGGGCGACCTCGAGGATCGGTTTACCGACCGAGAACAGGCAACGTTCGAGTTCGACTACGACCAGTCGTTTCGGGACGCTGTCTTCGACGTGACGTACTTCGACGAAGACGAGTGGGGCGAACCCGGCGCGCTCGAGCCGATGCACGGCGAGGACGCGGGTGAGCACGCCGGAGACCACGACGACGATGACGGTGAACACGACTACACCGAGCACGCTGACGACAATGGCGGCCACGCTGACGACGGTGATCACGCAGACGACGGTCACGAAGACCACGACCACCACGAGGACATTCCCTACTCCGCACTTCCGCCCGCCAGCGAGTATCCAGGGACGGCGCTCGAGCCGGTCGAAGAACCGGAGGATGGCGACCTTCCGCGCAGCGGCGACGCAGCGTTCGTTGCAACGCTCGTGGACTCGAGTTCGCAACTCGCGATCGACGAGGAGACGACGCTCCTCGTCTCGCCGCGAACGCCGTACAACCGGGTGCCGCTGGCGGACATGTCGATGCGCGCCACTCTCGAGCGTGAGGACGAGTCACGTTCGGAGGCCGACCTCGAGCAGACGATCGACGGGGAACACGGCCTGCACTACGCCGGTTCGCTCGCGGACGCGGCCGCCGGTGATAGGGTGACCGTCGAGGTCGACGCACCCCCGCAGGTCGCTCGCCACCAGGGGTACGAGACGGCGTTTCTCGAAATGTCGCCGATCGAGTTTGACATTCCCGAGGACCAATGA
- a CDS encoding cohesin domain-containing protein, with protein sequence MRTTLPRRRLSAVVVVALACAIVAGLVVPATVAGGDNATTMYFDPHESEADAGETITVDLVASTHGDYVGDGIDELSVDLQYDSDLLTVTEVEHGPMLAEGADDAEVNGTADFDEDGTVSIEQEREPSGDGAVATETVATITVEVAEDAPSTETDLEITDSEAMLISEYPQASIERDGSIEIDGDSSDGAADSIPVGTPLAALVAIGGTLLFFFLRR encoded by the coding sequence ATGAGAACGACGCTTCCTCGCCGACGGCTCTCGGCCGTTGTCGTCGTCGCGCTCGCGTGTGCGATCGTCGCCGGGCTAGTCGTTCCGGCTACCGTCGCCGGCGGCGACAACGCGACGACGATGTACTTCGACCCCCACGAGTCGGAGGCCGACGCCGGAGAGACGATCACCGTCGACCTCGTCGCGAGCACCCACGGCGACTACGTCGGCGACGGTATCGACGAACTGTCCGTCGACCTCCAGTACGATTCGGACCTGCTCACCGTGACGGAGGTCGAACACGGGCCGATGCTCGCGGAGGGGGCCGACGACGCCGAGGTCAACGGGACCGCCGATTTCGACGAGGACGGAACCGTGTCGATCGAGCAGGAACGCGAGCCCTCGGGCGACGGCGCGGTTGCCACCGAAACGGTGGCGACGATCACTGTGGAAGTTGCTGAGGATGCACCATCGACTGAGACCGATCTCGAGATCACCGATTCCGAGGCGATGCTGATCAGCGAGTACCCGCAGGCGTCGATCGAACGCGACGGCTCGATCGAAATCGATGGCGACTCGAGTGACGGTGCGGCTGACTCGATTCCGGTGGGTACCCCGTTGGCCGCACTGGTCGCGATCGGCGGGACGCTCCTGTTCTTCTTCCTCCGTCGGTAA